One region of Eleutherodactylus coqui strain aEleCoq1 chromosome 5, aEleCoq1.hap1, whole genome shotgun sequence genomic DNA includes:
- the LOC136628567 gene encoding ectoderm-neural cortex protein 1-like — MSVSNHENRKSRSSTGSMNIHLFHKPGHADSLLTHLNLLRKRCLFTDVVLLAGNRAFPCHRAVLASSSRYFEAMFSGGLKESQDREVNFHDALHPEVLELLLDYAYSARIILNEENSESLLEAGDMLQFHDIRDAASEFLEKNLHTANCLNMMLISDAHCCERLFELSWRMCLSNFVELSKAEDFLRLPKLKLMELILSEELEVEDESLVYEAVMGWIKYDLCLRLDDLPDLLRCVRLALLPDQYLRSLASDDLVVQNKLAKAIVEEATHCRNKILQNDGLVTGFCARPRKVSQALLLLGGQTFMCDKIYVMDQKTTEMIPKTDIPSPRKECSACAIGCKVYVTGGKGAENGASKDVWVYDTLHDEWSKAGPLLVARFGHGSAELDNCLYVVGGHTAITGAFPASPSVSLKQVEHYDPQVDKWSLVAPLREGVSNAAVVGAKMKLFVFGGTSVNREKLPKVQCFDPVQNRWTVPANCPQSWRYTGAAVLGNHVIVIGGDTEFSASSAYRFNSETYQWCRFGDVSSKRISCRAVASGNRLYVVGGYCGSQRGKTLDCYDPVSDTWSSVTTVPYSLIPTAFVSTWKYLSA, encoded by the coding sequence ATGTCTGTCAGCAACCATGAGAACCGCAAGTCGCGCTCCAGCACGGGGTCAATGAACATCCATTTATTCCACAAGCCCGGCCATGCAGATAGTCTTCTAACACATCTTAACCTACTCCGCAAGCGCTGCCTGTTCACAGATGTGGTGTTGTTGGCTGGAAACCGTGCTTTCCCATGTCATCGAGCTGTCCTAGCTTCTAGCAGCCGTTACTTTGAGGCAATGTTCAGTGGTGGTCTAAAAGAAAGTCAGGATCGAGAAGTCAACTTCCATGATGCGCTGCATCCTGAGGTCTTGGAGCTGCTTCTAGATTATGCCTATTCTGCTCGTATTATACTCAATGAGGAGAATTCAGAGTCCTTGCTGGAAGCCGGGGATATGCTGCAGTTTCACGACATACGAGATGCAGCCTCAGAGTTCCTGGAAAAGAACCTTCATACGGCAAACTGCTTGAACATGATGCTGATATCTGATGCACACTGCTGCGAGAGATTGTTTGAGCTATCTTGGAGAATGTGTCTTTCCAATTTTGTGGAGCTGTCAAAAGCAGAAGACTTTCTAAGGTTGCCAAAGCTCAAACTGATGGAGCTCATCCTAAGTGAGGAGCTTGAAGTCGAAGATGAAAGTTTAGTCTATGAAGCTGTGATGGGATGGATAAAGTATGATCTTTGTCTCCGATTGGATGATCTACCAGATCTGCTGCGGTGTGTCAGGCTAGCTCTACTTCCGGACCAGTATCTTCGAAGTCTGGCTTCAGATGATTTGGTTGTTCAGAACAAGCTGGCAAAGGCAATTGTGGAAGAAGCAACCCATTGTAGGAACAAGATTCTGCAGAATGATGGCTTAGTGACTGGTTTTTGTGCTCGACCTCGGAAAGTTAGTCAAGCCCTGCTGCTCTTGGGAGGGCAAACATTTATGTGTGACAAGATCTATGTAATGGATCAAAAGACAACTGAGATGATACCCAAAACTGACATTCCTAGCCCACGTAAAGAATGTAGTGCCTGTGCAATTGGCTGCAAagtgtatgttacaggaggaaagggagcagaaaatggagcatctAAAGATGTCTGGGTCTATGACACCCTGCATGATGAATGGTCCAAGGCAGGGCCTTTGCTTGTCGCTAGGTTTGGTCATGGATCTGCAGAACTAGACAATTGTCTTTATGTGGTTGGAGGGCATACAGCCATTACAGGGGCATTTCCAGCATCTCCTTCTGTATCCTTAAAGCAAGTTGAACATTATGACCCACAGGTTGACAAATGGAGCTTGGTAGCTCCCCTTAGAGAAGGTGTGAGCAATGCAGCAGTCGTGGGAGCAAAGATGAAACTTTTTGTATTTGGAGGTACTAGTGTCAATCGTGAAAAGCTTCCAAAAGTCCAGTGTTTCGATCCAGTTCAAAATAGATGGACAGTGCCTGCCAACTGCCCTCAATCTTGGCGTTACACCGGTGCTGCCGTTTTAGGAAATCATGTCATTGTGATAGGAGGAGACACCGAATTCTCTGCTAGTTCAGCTTATCGCTTTAATAGTGAGACCTATCAGTGGTGCAGATTTGGAGACGTTTCCTCGAAGAGGATTAGCTGCCGTGCAGTTGCTTCTGGCAACAGACTATACGTCGTAGGTGGATACTGCGGTTCGCAGCGAGGCAAAACCCTGGACTGTTACGACCCTGTAAGTGACACATGGAGTAGTGTGACCACCGTGCCTTACTCTCTCATTCCAACAGCCTTCGTCAGCACTTGGAAGTACCTTTCTGCTTAA